A part of Anolis sagrei isolate rAnoSag1 chromosome 3, rAnoSag1.mat, whole genome shotgun sequence genomic DNA contains:
- the LOC132772317 gene encoding sialidase-3-like — MWDVPEDMSRSEKVTLFHQEAPNGLTYRIPALQYLPSESAFLAFAEKRSSFRDEHAEFLVMRRGKKEGVSVQWGPQESLVTAALPNHRTMNPCPVFEKTSGTLFLFFICVETPVTEWHQIRTGQNAARLCYVSSRDGGRTWSPTVDLTERVIRDDLENWATFAVGPGHGIQLSSGRLVIPAYTYYIHERRSGHVPTCTTRPHCFTLYSDDGGRNWTRGQLLRDLRTTECQVAELTHWDESRVLYCSARSPDKSRAEAFGAVGGDEFEKSSLCKQLCEPPHGCQGSIVSFTPVRIPSDGNGMEVVGESVNSLGLLSSSLPQKSTKSWLVFSHPTQGHKRLDLGLYLNSSPLDPGSWKGPWVLHKGPCGYSDLALCEEGDEQIFGCLFECGATRECEEIAFQLFTSEELLRNVARSCSCDASATQPQ, encoded by the exons ATGTGGGACGTCCCAGAAGACATGTCCAGGTCTGAGAAAGTGACTCTTTTCCACCAAGAAGCGCCCAACGGCTTGACGTACCGCATCCCGGCATTGCAGTACCTGCCTTCGGAGTCGGCTTTCCTGGCGTTTGCCGAAAAGCGGTCCTCTTTCCGGGATGAACACGCCGAGTTCCTGGTGatgagaagagggaagaaagagggggtGTCGGTCCAG tGGGGCCCGCAAGAGTCCCTCGTGACGGCCGCGCTGCCCAACCACCGCACCATGAACCCGTGCCCCGTGTTTGAGAAGACCTCCGgcaccctcttcctcttcttcatatgTGTGGAGACCCCCGTCACGGAGTGGCACCAGATCAGAACAGGACAAAATGCCGCCAGGCTGTGCTACGTCTCCAGTCGCGACGGTGGCCGCACTTGGAGCCCGACCGTCGACTTGACCGAGCGGGTGATCAGGGATGATTTAGAAAATTGGGCCACGTTTGCCGTTGGACCCGGCCACGGCATCCAGCTGAGCTCCGGGCGGTTGGTGATCCCGGCTTACACCTACTACATCCACGAGCGTCGCTCAGGACATGTGCCAACCTGCACTACACGGCCGCATTGCTTCACTTTGTACAGTGATGACGGGGGCCGGAATTGGACCCGCGGCCAGCTTCTTCGGGACTTGCGGACGACCGAGTGCCAGGTTGCCGAACTGACCCATTGGGACGAGAGTCGGGTGTTGTATTGCAGCGCCCGCAGTCCCGACAAGAGCCGGGCCGAGGCGTTTGGGGCAGTTGGCGGAGACGAATTCGAGAAATCCTCCTTGTGCAAACAGTTGTGCGAGCCGCCACACGGTTGCCAGGGCAGCATAGTGAGTTTCACTCCGGTGAGAATTCCCTCCGACGGGAACGGAATGGAAGTCGTTGGTGAATCCGTCAACTCGTTaggtcttctttcttcctctctgccACAAAAGAGCACCAAATCGTGGCTGGTTTTCTCCCATCCCACGCAAGGTCACAAGCGCCTCGACTTGGGCCTCTACCTGAATAGCTCCCCGTTGGATCCGGGCTCCTGGAAGGGCCCCTGGGTGCTGCACAAGGGCCCCTGCGGATACTCGGACCTGGCCCTCTGCGAGGAGGGAGACGAGCAGATATTTGGCTGTCTGTTTGAATGCGGCGCGACCCGCGAGTGCGAAGAAATCGCCTTTCAGTTATTTACAAGCGAAGAGCTCCTGAGAAACGTGGCACGGAGCTGCTCTTGCGATGCTTCTGCAACACAACCACAATAG